In Mariluticola halotolerans, one DNA window encodes the following:
- the uvrA gene encoding excinuclease ABC subunit UvrA yields the protein MSQSAHQNREIIIRGAKEHNLKSVDLRLPRDKLIVMTGLSGSGKSSLAFDTIYAEGQRRYVESLSAYARQFLEMMQKPDVEQIDGLSPAISIEQKTTSRNPRSTVGTVTEIYDYLRLLYARVGIPYSPATGLPIESQTVTQMVDKVMALEEGARIYLLAPIVRGRKGEYRKELAELMKRGFQRVKIDGTFHEIEEAPALDKKLKHDLEVVVDRLVVGPDIAGRLADSFETALGLADGIALVEFADKTDADGKPERMTFSEKFACPVSGFTIAEIEPRLFSFNNPFGACPTCDGLGSELKIDPDMVVPDPSMSLRDGAILPWSKTSSPYYLQTLEAVCRHFDADTRTPFAELSAGVQEAILYGTGKTKINFVYEDGLRSYKSSKPFEGVIGNLERRFRETESAGMREEIEKYMSSAPCVACGGYRLRPEALAVKIAGLHVGKVTEMSIRNALAWFETLAEDLNPTQKAIGERIFKEIRERLTFLNDVGLDYLTLSRNSGSLSGGESQRIRLASQIGSGLTGVLYVLDEPSIGLHQRDNARLLETLRRLRDLGNTVIVVEHDEDAILTADYVVDMGPGAGVHGGNIVAEGTPEDVINHPDSLTGKYLSGRLGIPLPAERREPSKTRKLSLKGATGNNLKNVDVDVPLGMFVAITGVSGGGKSTLMIDTLYQAIARRLNGARVIPAPHEQLTGLEFLDKVIDIDQSPIGRTPRSNPATYTGAFTPIREWFSGLPEAKARGYTPGRFSFNVKGGRCEKCQGDGVLKIEMHFLPDVYVTCDVCKGKRYNRETLEVHFKGKSISDVLDMTVDEGVEYFSAVPSIRDKLLTLQRVGLGYVKVGQPATTLSGGEAQRVKLSRELSKRATGRTLYMLDEPTTGLHFHDIAKLLEVLHELVATGNTVVVIEHNLEVIKTADWVIDLGPEGGDGGGEIVGMGTPEDIAENPRSHTGRFLKEVMERRGSMGAAAE from the coding sequence ATGTCCCAGTCCGCCCATCAAAACCGCGAAATCATTATCCGTGGTGCCAAAGAACATAACCTCAAATCCGTCGACCTGCGGCTGCCGCGCGACAAGCTGATTGTCATGACCGGGCTGTCGGGCTCAGGGAAATCCTCGCTCGCTTTCGACACGATCTATGCCGAAGGCCAGCGGCGTTATGTGGAAAGTCTTTCCGCTTATGCGCGCCAGTTTCTGGAAATGATGCAAAAGCCTGATGTCGAGCAGATCGATGGGCTGTCGCCGGCCATTTCCATCGAGCAAAAGACCACCTCGCGTAATCCGCGCTCGACCGTGGGCACTGTGACTGAAATTTACGATTATCTGCGCCTGCTTTACGCCCGTGTCGGCATTCCCTATTCGCCGGCGACAGGCCTGCCGATTGAAAGCCAGACGGTCACCCAGATGGTCGACAAGGTGATGGCGCTTGAGGAAGGCGCGCGGATTTATCTGCTGGCGCCGATTGTGCGTGGCCGCAAGGGCGAGTACCGCAAGGAACTGGCCGAGTTGATGAAGCGCGGCTTCCAGCGGGTCAAGATCGATGGCACGTTTCATGAGATCGAAGAGGCCCCGGCCCTCGACAAGAAACTTAAGCATGATCTGGAAGTGGTGGTGGACCGCCTCGTTGTCGGCCCGGACATTGCCGGGCGGCTGGCTGACAGTTTTGAAACAGCGCTCGGGCTGGCCGATGGCATTGCCCTGGTTGAGTTTGCCGACAAGACCGATGCGGATGGCAAGCCGGAGCGGATGACGTTTTCGGAAAAATTCGCCTGCCCGGTTTCCGGCTTCACCATTGCCGAGATCGAACCGCGCCTGTTCTCGTTCAACAACCCGTTTGGCGCCTGCCCGACATGTGATGGTCTGGGGTCTGAACTGAAAATTGACCCGGACATGGTGGTGCCCGATCCCAGCATGTCGCTGCGCGACGGGGCCATTCTGCCCTGGTCGAAGACGTCGTCGCCATATTATCTGCAGACGCTGGAAGCGGTGTGCCGGCATTTTGATGCCGATACCCGCACGCCGTTTGCAGAACTTTCCGCCGGGGTGCAGGAAGCCATTCTCTATGGCACCGGCAAAACCAAGATCAATTTCGTTTATGAAGACGGGTTGCGATCCTACAAGAGCAGCAAACCGTTTGAAGGGGTCATCGGCAATCTGGAACGGCGTTTCCGGGAAACCGAAAGCGCGGGCATGCGCGAGGAGATCGAGAAATACATGTCCTCGGCCCCTTGCGTTGCCTGTGGCGGCTACCGGCTGCGGCCTGAGGCTCTGGCGGTCAAGATCGCCGGGCTGCATGTGGGCAAGGTCACCGAAATGTCGATCCGCAATGCGCTTGCATGGTTCGAGACGCTTGCCGAGGACCTGAACCCGACGCAGAAGGCGATTGGCGAGCGGATTTTCAAGGAAATTCGGGAGCGCCTGACCTTTCTCAATGATGTGGGGCTGGATTATCTGACCCTCAGCCGCAATTCCGGCTCCCTGTCCGGTGGTGAAAGCCAGCGCATCCGCCTGGCCTCGCAGATCGGGTCGGGGTTGACCGGTGTGCTTTATGTGCTCGACGAACCCTCCATCGGCCTGCACCAACGCGATAATGCGCGCTTGCTCGAGACCCTGCGGCGCTTGCGGGATCTGGGCAATACCGTGATCGTGGTGGAGCATGACGAAGATGCCATTCTGACGGCGGATTATGTGGTCGATATGGGCCCCGGTGCGGGTGTGCATGGGGGCAATATTGTTGCCGAAGGCACGCCGGAAGATGTGATCAATCACCCCGACAGCCTGACCGGGAAATATCTGTCGGGCCGGTTGGGCATTCCCCTGCCCGCCGAACGGCGCGAACCCTCAAAGACGCGCAAGCTCAGCCTGAAGGGCGCTACGGGCAATAATCTCAAAAATGTCGATGTTGATGTGCCGCTTGGCATGTTTGTGGCCATTACCGGTGTTTCGGGTGGCGGCAAATCCACGCTGATGATCGATACGCTTTATCAGGCGATTGCGCGCCGGCTCAATGGTGCCCGTGTCATTCCCGCCCCGCATGAACAGCTGACCGGTCTTGAGTTCCTCGACAAGGTGATTGATATCGACCAGTCACCTATCGGGCGCACGCCGCGTTCCAACCCGGCCACCTATACCGGTGCGTTCACTCCCATTCGCGAATGGTTTTCGGGCCTGCCCGAGGCCAAGGCGCGCGGGTATACGCCGGGCCGCTTCTCGTTCAACGTCAAGGGTGGTCGCTGCGAGAAATGCCAGGGCGACGGTGTATTGAAGATCGAGATGCACTTTTTGCCCGATGTCTATGTCACCTGTGATGTGTGCAAGGGCAAACGCTATAACCGCGAAACCCTTGAGGTGCATTTCAAGGGCAAGTCGATTTCCGACGTGCTGGACATGACCGTTGATGAAGGTGTCGAATATTTCTCGGCTGTCCCCTCCATCCGCGACAAGCTGCTGACCTTGCAGCGTGTCGGTTTGGGGTATGTCAAAGTCGGGCAGCCGGCCACCACCTTGTCGGGTGGTGAAGCGCAGCGCGTCAAGCTGAGCCGCGAATTGTCGAAGCGCGCGACCGGACGTACGCTCTACATGCTCGACGAGCCGACTACGGGCCTGCATTTCCACGATATCGCGAAATTGCTCGAAGTGCTGCACGAGCTGGTTGCAACCGGCAATACGGTTGTCGTGATCGAGCATAATCTGGAAGTCATCAAGACCGCCGACTGGGTCATTGACCTTGGGCCCGAAGGTGGTGATGGCGGCGGTGAGATTGTGGGCATGGGCACGCCTGAAGATATTGCGGAAAACCCGCGCTCGCATACAGGCCGCTTCCTCAAGGAAGTGATGGAACGGCGTGGTTCCATGGGCGCGGCAGCCGAGTAA
- a CDS encoding DUF1127 domain-containing protein codes for MNFRKTIQKWAAYQQTVRELNALDNRSLNDLGISRGDIQRIARDHAGAL; via the coding sequence ATGAACTTCCGTAAGACCATTCAGAAATGGGCCGCCTACCAGCAGACCGTTCGTGAATTGAATGCCCTCGACAACCGTTCGCTCAACGACCTCGGCATCAGCCGCGGCGACATTCAGCGGATCGCGCGTGATCATGCCGGCGCTCTTTAA
- a CDS encoding glutathione S-transferase family protein, producing MAEKIKLWGRANSANVQKVVWALEELGLAYERVDVGGKFGGLDNPEYEALNPNRLVPAFQDGDLTMWESHAIVRYLAATYGEDKIWPADPRQRALVDQWTDWTSSTFQPAWLAIFVYFVRTPSTVHDAAALKAIVDKANAAFEIIDRNLADKPFLAGDTLSYADIVAGTSLYRWTNLNIERPAFPNVEAWHQRLLARPAFVKGVCVPFADMLAK from the coding sequence GTGGCGGAAAAGATAAAACTCTGGGGACGGGCAAATTCGGCCAATGTGCAAAAGGTGGTCTGGGCGCTCGAGGAACTGGGGCTGGCTTATGAAAGGGTGGACGTTGGCGGCAAGTTCGGCGGCCTTGATAATCCGGAATATGAAGCACTGAACCCCAACCGGCTGGTGCCGGCGTTTCAGGATGGTGACCTGACCATGTGGGAAAGCCATGCCATTGTCCGATATCTCGCTGCAACCTATGGCGAGGACAAGATTTGGCCGGCTGATCCGCGCCAGCGCGCGCTGGTGGACCAATGGACGGACTGGACCAGTTCAACCTTTCAGCCCGCGTGGCTGGCAATTTTCGTCTATTTTGTGCGCACGCCTTCCACGGTACATGACGCCGCAGCGCTCAAGGCTATCGTGGACAAGGCAAATGCCGCATTTGAAATCATTGACCGCAATCTCGCCGACAAGCCGTTTCTGGCCGGTGATACATTAAGCTATGCGGATATCGTTGCGGGAACGTCGCTGTATAGATGGACAAACCTTAATATCGAACGGCCCGCTTTCCCCAATGTGGAGGCCTGGCATCAGCGGCTGCTGGCGCGGCCAGCCTTTGTCAAAGGGGTGTGCGTGCCCTTTGCGGATATGCTGGCGAAATAG
- the trmFO gene encoding methylenetetrahydrofolate--tRNA-(uracil(54)-C(5))-methyltransferase (FADH(2)-oxidizing) TrmFO gives MSHVTSNIIHVIGAGLAGSEAAWQAAEAGVKVILHEMRPVKKSEAHLTDGFAELVCSNSFRSDDKEYNAVGLLHEELRRSGSLIMRSADKHALPAGGALAVDRDGFSATITEAVANHPNIEIQREEITGLPPAEWDNVIIATGPLTSEPLAKAIQGLTGVDALAFFDAIAPIIHYDSIDRSIVWAQSRYDKPGPAGTGADYLNCPMNEEEYNAFVDALLAGEQHEFHEWENVPYFDGCLPVEVMAERGRETLRYGPMKPVGLTNPNNPDVKPYAIVQLRQDNALGTLWNMVGFQTKLKYRKQAEILRMIPGLQNAEFARLGGLHHNTFLNSPKVLTEDLRLKADPRLRFAGQITGVEGYVESTAIGLMAGRLAAADALGTAHKHPPRTTALGALQHHITGGHLEDETTTLRSFQPMNVNFGLFPPVTITKPEGVKRWRGPDKGKAKKLAITTRALEDLQDWL, from the coding sequence ATGTCACATGTCACATCAAATATCATTCATGTCATTGGTGCCGGCCTTGCCGGCTCCGAAGCTGCATGGCAGGCCGCCGAAGCTGGTGTCAAAGTCATCCTGCACGAAATGCGCCCGGTCAAAAAAAGCGAGGCGCATCTGACAGACGGGTTTGCCGAGCTGGTTTGCTCCAACAGCTTTCGTTCCGATGACAAGGAATATAACGCGGTTGGCCTGTTGCATGAGGAACTGCGCCGGTCCGGATCGCTGATCATGCGGTCGGCGGATAAGCACGCCTTGCCGGCAGGCGGTGCCCTGGCTGTCGATCGCGACGGCTTTTCCGCAACGATCACAGAGGCTGTGGCGAACCATCCCAATATCGAGATCCAGCGGGAAGAAATAACCGGTCTGCCACCCGCCGAGTGGGACAATGTGATTATTGCGACGGGCCCCCTCACCTCCGAGCCGCTGGCTAAAGCCATTCAGGGGCTGACGGGGGTTGATGCGCTGGCGTTTTTCGATGCCATTGCGCCGATCATTCATTACGACAGCATTGACCGCTCCATCGTCTGGGCGCAGTCGCGCTATGACAAGCCGGGCCCTGCGGGCACGGGTGCCGATTATCTCAACTGTCCGATGAACGAAGAAGAATATAACGCCTTTGTTGACGCGCTGCTGGCCGGCGAACAGCACGAATTCCATGAATGGGAAAACGTGCCCTATTTCGATGGCTGTTTGCCGGTTGAGGTGATGGCCGAGCGCGGCCGCGAGACGCTACGTTATGGCCCGATGAAGCCGGTGGGGCTGACCAATCCCAATAATCCAGATGTCAAACCTTATGCCATTGTGCAATTGCGTCAGGATAATGCGCTGGGCACTTTGTGGAACATGGTCGGTTTTCAGACCAAGCTGAAGTATCGCAAGCAGGCGGAAATCCTTCGGATGATTCCGGGCCTGCAGAATGCAGAATTCGCCCGTCTGGGTGGCCTGCATCACAATACCTTCCTTAACTCACCCAAGGTGCTGACCGAAGACTTGCGCCTGAAGGCTGATCCACGTCTGCGTTTTGCCGGTCAGATCACCGGTGTTGAGGGCTATGTCGAAAGCACGGCCATCGGCCTGATGGCTGGCCGTCTGGCTGCTGCCGATGCACTTGGCACGGCACATAAACATCCACCGCGCACCACAGCTCTTGGCGCGCTGCAACATCACATTACAGGTGGTCATCTTGAAGATGAAACCACCACGTTGCGCAGCTTCCAGCCGATGAATGTGAATTTTGGGCTGTTTCCGCCCGTGACCATCACCAAGCCGGAAGGTGTAAAACGCTGGCGTGGGCCCGATAAGGGCAAGGCCAAGAAGCTGGCCATCACCACCCGGGCGCTCGAAGATTTGCAGGACTGGCTTTAA
- a CDS encoding phytoene/squalene synthase family protein, which yields MSADPYIADFLKQHDRDRYLSTLVLEGDKRDAVQALYAFSADVAAIPARVTEPGPGEIRLQWWTDALEGHGHGNVNQNPIAAALLKAVDDYALQTGPLVRLIAARRFDLYQDPMPDIETFEGYAGETNSVLFQYAATILGEGAALDDGDAAGHLGVAYALAGHLRAFGYNAAHGRIYLPWSIFAANGVNEQQIFAGQETDGVRAAITQIADIAEGHLAAARRAIAQSPKQVRPAFALTPVIGKRLKRAAKTSLTAAPQADPDWLNILRIAFWTMRNG from the coding sequence ATGAGCGCAGATCCCTATATCGCTGATTTTCTGAAACAGCACGATCGCGACCGCTATTTGTCGACCCTGGTTCTCGAGGGTGACAAGCGGGACGCGGTTCAGGCGCTTTACGCATTCAGCGCCGATGTGGCCGCCATTCCCGCGCGTGTCACAGAGCCGGGCCCCGGTGAAATCCGTTTGCAATGGTGGACGGATGCTCTGGAAGGTCATGGCCACGGCAACGTCAATCAAAACCCGATTGCCGCTGCATTGCTGAAGGCGGTCGATGACTATGCTCTACAGACCGGGCCGCTGGTGCGCCTGATTGCGGCACGCCGTTTCGATCTCTATCAGGACCCCATGCCGGATATTGAAACCTTTGAAGGCTATGCGGGCGAAACCAATTCCGTGCTCTTTCAGTATGCGGCAACCATTTTGGGGGAGGGCGCAGCGCTGGATGACGGTGATGCCGCGGGCCATCTTGGCGTTGCTTACGCTCTTGCCGGCCATTTGCGCGCCTTTGGGTATAACGCAGCACACGGCCGCATCTATCTGCCATGGTCGATATTCGCCGCAAACGGGGTGAACGAACAGCAGATTTTCGCCGGGCAGGAAACTGACGGTGTCCGGGCCGCCATCACGCAGATCGCTGATATTGCAGAGGGGCATCTTGCCGCCGCGCGCCGCGCGATTGCGCAATCGCCCAAACAGGTGCGCCCGGCCTTTGCATTGACACCGGTCATTGGCAAGCGGCTGAAACGGGCGGCCAAAACGTCGTTGACCGCTGCGCCTCAGGCAGATCCGGATTGGCTGAATATCCTCAGGATCGCATTCTGGACAATGCGCAACGGATAG
- a CDS encoding Mth938-like domain-containing protein, translating into MSDAGHYPYQAAIDAYGDGGFRFAEMSHRGSILCLPTGMHAWAATNAAEVSLETLSPVLALADDLDVLFIGMGEDIAPLAPEIRAAFRELNVIVEAVGTGSAISTYNVLFGEKRAVAAALIAVERPNRRRR; encoded by the coding sequence ATGTCTGACGCTGGGCACTATCCGTACCAGGCCGCGATCGACGCATATGGGGATGGCGGTTTCCGCTTCGCTGAAATGTCGCATCGCGGCTCGATTCTCTGCCTGCCAACCGGCATGCACGCCTGGGCCGCGACCAATGCGGCAGAGGTGAGCCTTGAAACACTGTCGCCCGTTCTGGCGCTCGCCGACGATCTGGATGTGCTGTTCATCGGTATGGGCGAGGACATAGCCCCGCTTGCCCCCGAGATCAGAGCGGCATTTCGCGAACTGAATGTGATTGTTGAAGCGGTTGGCACCGGCAGCGCCATCAGCACCTACAATGTGCTGTTTGGTGAAAAGCGGGCCGTCGCGGCGGCATTGATCGCAGTCGAACGCCCCAATCGCCGCCGCAGATGA
- the secD gene encoding protein translocase subunit SecD: MLQFSPFRTAIIAIVAVLGIFFTLPNLVSKDVLANFPDWLPKQQIVLGLDLQGGSHLLLQVNREDIVTERVKEVRRDARSILANDNGIGNIITTADDNLTIELTDPTRLQDAKTALETLQNTVTGSVFAGTGAQELSFGETADGKITIALTDEGIEARMSSLVSQSIEVIRRRIDELGTTEPTIQRQGQDRVLVQVPGFDDSNRLKDIISQTARLTFHMVYPGMSAAQAQAQGLPSGTMILPSQDGADELIYEDVALGGESLVDAQPGFDQQTSQAIVTFRFDTRGSITFGEITSNNVGRRFAIVLDNQVITAPVIQSAITGGTGQIQGSFTPASANDLAVLLRAGALPATLDIIEERSVGPSLGADSVSAGLLAGMVGAAAVIIFMVIAYGTFGIFANISLILNVTLILGALSMLGATLTLPGIAGIVLTVGMAVDANVLIYERIREEMTGGRTVYQAIEAGFQRAMATIIDANVTTLIAAVILFFLGSGPIQGFAVTLALGILTTMFSAYLVTLFIIGRWYSWVRPKTLKLQLFRFVPDNTSVPFIAWRKIAITFSVVAGLASVGLFATQGLNLGIDFKGGSSIEVQAQNGAADIGDIRSRLNTLGLGDVQVQGFGTPEDVLIRIETQPGGDTAQQDAVNKVSEALGSDEYEIRRTESVGPTVSGELALAGTIAVLAALGAVLVYIWFRFEWQFAVGAIIATFHDVVLTIGLYSLIGLEFNLTSIAAILTIVGYSLNDTVVVYDRVRETLRKFRKMPIADLLNLSINATLSRTTLTSFTTILALLSLVIFGGEVIRGFTLSMTWGIIVGTYSSIFIAAPILLFLGLKTREEVVVKEEKRADGAAV, encoded by the coding sequence ATGCTTCAGTTTTCGCCATTCCGCACCGCGATCATCGCCATTGTTGCGGTGCTCGGCATTTTCTTCACGTTGCCAAACCTTGTCTCTAAGGACGTGTTGGCGAATTTTCCTGACTGGTTGCCAAAACAGCAGATCGTGCTTGGGCTCGATCTGCAGGGCGGTTCGCACTTGCTGTTGCAGGTGAACCGCGAAGACATCGTCACCGAGCGGGTCAAGGAAGTTCGCCGCGACGCGCGTTCGATCCTCGCCAATGATAACGGCATCGGCAATATCATCACCACAGCCGACGACAATTTGACCATTGAGTTGACCGATCCGACGCGTTTGCAGGACGCCAAAACGGCGCTTGAGACACTTCAGAACACAGTGACCGGATCCGTATTCGCGGGCACCGGTGCGCAGGAGCTTTCCTTTGGCGAAACCGCCGATGGCAAGATTACGATCGCGCTGACCGACGAGGGGATTGAGGCACGCATGTCCTCGCTCGTCTCCCAGTCCATCGAGGTCATTCGTCGGCGTATTGACGAATTGGGCACGACCGAACCGACGATCCAGCGGCAGGGACAAGATCGTGTCCTGGTGCAGGTTCCCGGCTTTGACGATTCCAACCGCCTGAAAGATATCATTTCCCAGACAGCGCGCCTGACCTTCCATATGGTCTATCCCGGCATGAGCGCGGCCCAGGCACAGGCGCAAGGCCTGCCCTCCGGCACCATGATCCTGCCAAGTCAGGACGGTGCGGATGAACTGATCTACGAAGATGTCGCGCTGGGCGGCGAATCCCTGGTTGATGCGCAACCCGGATTCGATCAGCAAACCTCGCAAGCGATTGTCACCTTCCGTTTCGATACGCGCGGCTCCATCACCTTTGGCGAAATCACCTCGAACAATGTCGGACGCCGTTTCGCAATTGTCCTCGACAATCAGGTGATTACCGCACCGGTCATTCAGTCTGCCATTACCGGCGGCACCGGGCAGATTCAGGGCAGCTTCACACCAGCAAGCGCAAATGATCTCGCCGTATTGCTGCGCGCTGGCGCGCTGCCGGCAACGCTCGATATTATCGAGGAGCGTTCGGTTGGGCCAAGCCTTGGCGCGGATAGTGTTTCCGCTGGCCTTCTTGCCGGCATGGTCGGTGCTGCCGCTGTGATCATCTTCATGGTCATTGCCTATGGCACATTCGGCATATTCGCCAATATCTCGCTCATTCTCAACGTCACACTCATCCTGGGCGCATTGTCCATGCTGGGCGCGACGCTGACACTGCCAGGCATCGCCGGTATCGTTCTGACTGTCGGCATGGCCGTTGATGCCAACGTGCTGATCTATGAGCGCATCCGTGAGGAAATGACCGGCGGGCGTACAGTCTATCAGGCAATCGAAGCAGGCTTTCAGCGGGCCATGGCCACCATTATTGATGCCAATGTCACCACGCTTATCGCTGCTGTTATTCTGTTTTTCCTCGGCTCCGGCCCGATTCAGGGCTTTGCGGTCACATTGGCCCTTGGCATCCTGACCACCATGTTCAGCGCCTATCTGGTGACCTTGTTCATCATTGGCCGCTGGTATTCATGGGTTCGCCCCAAGACGTTGAAACTGCAACTGTTCCGTTTTGTGCCCGACAATACCAGCGTGCCCTTCATCGCATGGCGCAAAATTGCCATTACCTTTTCGGTTGTCGCCGGTCTGGCCTCAGTTGGCCTGTTTGCAACCCAGGGCCTTAATCTCGGTATCGATTTCAAAGGCGGTTCCTCCATTGAAGTGCAGGCACAAAATGGAGCTGCGGACATTGGGGATATTCGGAGCCGGCTCAATACGCTTGGTCTCGGCGATGTGCAGGTACAGGGCTTCGGCACACCTGAAGACGTGCTGATCCGCATCGAAACCCAGCCGGGTGGCGATACCGCACAGCAGGATGCCGTTAACAAGGTCAGCGAAGCTCTTGGCTCCGACGAATACGAAATTCGCCGCACCGAAAGTGTGGGCCCGACTGTATCCGGAGAACTGGCTCTTGCCGGCACAATCGCTGTTCTGGCAGCGCTGGGTGCGGTGCTTGTTTATATCTGGTTCCGGTTTGAGTGGCAGTTTGCTGTTGGCGCCATTATCGCGACGTTCCACGATGTTGTGCTGACCATAGGGCTTTATTCGCTAATAGGGCTTGAGTTCAATCTAACCTCGATTGCAGCAATTCTGACAATCGTCGGCTACTCGCTGAATGACACCGTCGTCGTTTATGACCGTGTCCGCGAAACGCTGCGCAAGTTCCGTAAAATGCCGATAGCGGATCTGTTGAACCTGTCGATCAACGCCACATTGTCACGCACCACATTGACCTCCTTCACCACCATTCTGGCCTTGTTGTCGCTGGTGATATTCGGTGGCGAGGTGATCCGCGGCTTCACGCTTTCCATGACTTGGGGCATTATCGTGGGCACCTATTCCTCGATATTCATTGCAGCGCCGATCCTGCTGTTTCTCGGATTGAAAACCCGCGAGGAAGTTGTGGTCAAGGAAGAGAAACGCGCCGATGGTGCCGCAGTCTGA
- the yajC gene encoding preprotein translocase subunit YajC, whose amino-acid sequence MFVTPAYAQAAGGAGAGEILTSLAPILILIVIFWFLIFRPQQKRMKAHQAMLSSVRRGDTVVTTGGIVGKVTKVVEGEDLEVEISQGVKVKIVRSMISDVRSKSEPVNDNK is encoded by the coding sequence ATGTTTGTAACGCCCGCCTATGCTCAGGCCGCAGGAGGCGCCGGCGCCGGTGAAATCCTCACCAGCCTCGCACCCATCCTTATTCTGATCGTAATTTTCTGGTTCTTGATCTTCCGGCCGCAGCAGAAGCGCATGAAAGCGCATCAGGCAATGCTGTCTTCGGTGCGTCGTGGCGACACAGTTGTCACCACCGGCGGTATCGTTGGCAAGGTCACCAAGGTCGTTGAAGGTGAAGATCTCGAAGTCGAGATTTCCCAGGGCGTCAAAGTCAAGATTGTCCGTTCCATGATCTCTGACGTGCGTTCCAAGTCCGAGCCGGTCAACGACAACAAGTAA
- a CDS encoding ATP-binding protein — translation MNERDLMEEIARSVARIATGIEALSSAPKAAMISLTGADAYHWDAGTSALVPVEKVNRVPLALLQGVEDLAETLLQNTRQFAAGHGANNALLWGARGMGKSSLVKAVHAEVGQTLDPSNRLILVEINREDLPSLPQLMRGIAAIEARFIIFCDDLSFDRDEASYKSLKTILDGGIEGRPDNALFYATSNRRHLMPRDMIDNERSTAINPGEAVEEKISLSDRFGLWLGFHNCDQPTYLEMVRGYATHYGIDIDDAKLVARAIEWSAIRGSRSGRVAIQFIRHLAGEKGQAV, via the coding sequence GTGAACGAACGCGACCTGATGGAAGAAATTGCACGGTCTGTAGCCCGCATCGCCACGGGCATCGAGGCGCTTTCAAGCGCACCGAAGGCCGCAATGATCAGCCTGACCGGGGCCGATGCCTATCACTGGGATGCAGGTACAAGCGCCCTTGTGCCGGTGGAAAAGGTCAATCGTGTGCCACTGGCTCTGCTTCAGGGCGTGGAAGATCTGGCGGAAACGCTCCTGCAGAATACACGTCAGTTTGCAGCAGGACATGGTGCGAACAATGCCCTGCTTTGGGGCGCGCGTGGCATGGGGAAAAGCTCACTGGTCAAGGCGGTTCATGCCGAAGTGGGGCAAACGCTCGATCCGTCCAATCGACTGATTCTGGTTGAGATCAACCGCGAGGACCTCCCTTCCCTGCCGCAACTCATGCGCGGAATTGCCGCGATCGAGGCCCGATTCATCATTTTTTGCGACGATCTGAGCTTTGACCGCGACGAGGCATCCTACAAATCGCTGAAGACAATTCTCGATGGCGGGATTGAGGGACGCCCCGACAATGCCCTGTTCTACGCCACTTCAAACCGGCGCCACCTGATGCCGCGCGACATGATCGACAATGAGCGCTCGACCGCGATCAATCCGGGCGAAGCGGTTGAAGAAAAGATTTCCCTGTCGGACAGATTCGGTCTCTGGCTCGGCTTTCATAACTGCGATCAGCCGACATATCTTGAAATGGTGCGCGGCTATGCGACCCATTATGGCATTGATATTGATGATGCGAAGCTTGTGGCGCGGGCCATTGAGTGGTCAGCCATTCGCGGTTCGCGTTCGGGGCGCGTGGCCATTCAATTCATCCGGCATTTGGCCGGCGAAAAAGGCCAGGCGGTCTAA